In a single window of the Burkholderia contaminans genome:
- a CDS encoding (2Fe-2S)-binding protein produces the protein MITLTVNGVRHTLDIDPSTPLLYALRNDLHLHGAKFGCGLGQCGACTVIVDGKPTFSCLMPVAAVGARSVRTIESLGTAEHPGPLQRAFVEHQAAQCGYCIAGMIMRAQALLERNPKPTEQELRTHMEPNLCRCGTHMRILAAVRSVAGLPPPEPASAPVTISKGL, from the coding sequence ATGATTACCCTCACCGTCAACGGCGTGCGGCACACGCTGGACATCGATCCGTCCACGCCGCTGCTGTACGCGCTGCGCAACGACCTGCACCTGCACGGCGCGAAGTTCGGCTGCGGCCTCGGCCAATGCGGCGCCTGCACGGTGATCGTCGACGGCAAGCCGACGTTCTCGTGCCTGATGCCGGTGGCCGCGGTCGGTGCGCGCAGCGTGCGCACCATCGAGAGCCTCGGCACCGCCGAGCATCCGGGCCCGCTGCAGCGCGCGTTCGTCGAGCATCAGGCCGCGCAGTGCGGCTACTGCATCGCGGGGATGATCATGCGCGCGCAGGCACTGCTCGAGCGCAACCCGAAGCCGACCGAACAGGAACTGCGTACGCACATGGAGCCGAACCTGTGCCGCTGCGGCACGCACATGCGGATCCTCGCGGCCGTGCGCTCGGTCGCCGGGCTGCCCCCCCCCGAACCGGCTTCCGCTCCCGTCACGATCAGCAAGGGGCTGTAA